One Thermococcus eurythermalis DNA segment encodes these proteins:
- a CDS encoding NAD+ synthase has protein sequence MRALNYDVAIKTTVDFIKEKVGDAGANGVVIGISGGIDSATVAYLAVRALGKDRVMGLIMPYYENRDVDDAKLVCESLGIEYELINIKPIVDEFERAVGGLDTLSRGNVMSRTRMVLLYAHANARNYLVLGTSNRSEFLTGYFTKWGDGASDYAPLINLYKTEVWEIAKRLGVPEGIIQKKPSAGLWEGQTDEDELGISYRLLDEILWRLVDLKMEKGEIARELGVPVERVEYVEGLVKKSEHKRRLPIGPEF, from the coding sequence ATGAGGGCTCTAAACTATGATGTCGCTATAAAAACCACCGTGGACTTCATAAAAGAGAAAGTGGGCGATGCTGGGGCGAATGGAGTTGTGATTGGAATCAGCGGGGGCATAGACAGCGCGACCGTCGCGTACCTCGCCGTTAGGGCCCTTGGGAAGGATAGGGTTATGGGGCTCATCATGCCCTACTACGAAAACCGCGATGTTGATGACGCGAAACTCGTCTGTGAGAGCCTGGGAATCGAATACGAGCTGATAAACATAAAGCCCATCGTAGATGAGTTCGAGAGGGCCGTTGGAGGGCTCGACACCCTGAGCAGGGGGAACGTAATGTCAAGGACGAGGATGGTTCTCCTCTATGCCCACGCCAACGCCAGGAACTACCTCGTCCTGGGTACCTCCAACCGGAGTGAGTTTCTGACCGGCTATTTCACCAAGTGGGGCGACGGGGCGAGCGACTACGCTCCGCTCATAAATCTCTACAAGACAGAGGTCTGGGAGATAGCAAAGCGTCTGGGAGTTCCTGAGGGGATAATCCAGAAGAAGCCCTCTGCCGGCCTCTGGGAGGGGCAGACCGACGAGGACGAGCTGGGAATAAGCTACCGCCTCCTTGATGAAATCCTGTGGCGTCTAGTTGACTTGAAGATGGAGAAGGGGGAAATAGCGAGGGAGCTTGGCGTTCCAGTTGAGAGGGTAGAATACGTCGAAGGCCTCGTGAAGAAGAGCGAGCACAAGAGGAGACTCCCCATCGGGCCAGAGTTCTGA
- a CDS encoding ABC transporter permease yields the protein MGFGKYLVIRILNALIVLTIVTLVMSALFVKVAEKDLQETIIQRVNAEFQALQQKGQTPEDPDAWRAQRLEYYRSMYHLDKPYWWRVQYYFKRTLTFDFGKTKNPVFGSEKDVVAILKTAIPRTIQLFTTAQIIIIVLGILLGVKAAQMVGSLFDRALSIIALIMSSIPMWWFGMIMLLVFSFKLGWFPSRAIPDPNLTGWAHIADILKRMTLPVLTIVIVSFGAWAWVIRNIMIGTMQEDFIMAARAKGIPERKVIYGHALRAAAPPVVTMIIFSLLGSLGGAIITESVFTWPGMGRVYWIAIETNETNLIMGLTFVNVLLYLAGVIIADLAYGFLDPRVKVGASEHM from the coding sequence ATGGGATTTGGAAAATATCTGGTCATTAGAATACTGAATGCTCTTATAGTGCTGACTATAGTTACATTAGTGATGTCCGCCCTTTTCGTTAAAGTGGCGGAAAAGGACCTCCAGGAGACAATAATACAGCGAGTGAATGCTGAGTTCCAGGCCCTCCAGCAAAAGGGGCAGACCCCCGAGGACCCCGACGCCTGGAGGGCACAGAGACTTGAATACTATAGATCCATGTACCACCTTGACAAGCCCTACTGGTGGAGGGTTCAATACTACTTTAAGCGCACGCTGACATTCGACTTCGGAAAGACCAAGAACCCTGTGTTTGGTTCCGAAAAGGACGTCGTGGCCATCCTTAAGACTGCAATTCCCCGCACAATCCAGCTCTTCACGACCGCGCAGATAATAATCATAGTTTTGGGTATCCTCCTCGGTGTAAAGGCCGCCCAGATGGTCGGCAGTCTCTTCGACAGGGCACTTTCAATCATAGCCCTGATAATGAGCAGCATCCCGATGTGGTGGTTCGGGATGATAATGCTGCTCGTGTTTTCGTTCAAGCTTGGATGGTTCCCGTCTAGGGCAATCCCTGACCCGAACCTCACCGGGTGGGCTCACATAGCCGACATCCTCAAGCGTATGACCCTTCCGGTGTTGACAATAGTTATCGTCTCCTTCGGAGCTTGGGCGTGGGTTATTAGGAACATCATGATCGGTACGATGCAGGAAGACTTCATTATGGCTGCAAGGGCAAAGGGTATCCCCGAGAGGAAGGTTATATACGGCCACGCCCTTAGGGCAGCAGCTCCCCCGGTTGTTACGATGATCATCTTCAGCCTCCTCGGTTCCCTTGGCGGTGCTATAATCACCGAGAGCGTCTTTACGTGGCCTGGAATGGGTAGGGTTTACTGGATTGCAATTGAGACCAACGAGACGAACCTCATCATGGGTCTGACATTCGTAAACGTGCTGCTTTACCTCGCGGGTGTTATCATCGCGGACCTTGCATATGGATTCCTTGACCCGAGAGTTAAGGTTGGTGCATCTGAACACATGTGA
- a CDS encoding ABC transporter substrate-binding protein, whose amino-acid sequence MKKTWGMIAAVLLLFSLIATPVARPVAAAEGDKVLKTVIYSSTGALFMGVWNPSSSGYSDTYSRRIADLVFDSGFPYGVEGLPVPYHCRVVEYKKDVTVPEDAVIFNSTTDTWVAAHAGETAKTYAKIECDRPYFHDGHKVSAADVMYSLAWSWEWIHQDGDDDPYYDASEADWSGDSMATILGIKFVEQTDDRMVFEVYHNYYFPPSEIMTAAYVVPFTGTPWQLWYAMSELVAHNEKYSWSESTEEIEQLDQINPKHAQAIKEELLELKNSKPIPEFLKPYIENENEAIAAYDSIAKFIDEHHHAVIGNGPYYIDEYQPENLFVRLKKFDKWTVPAFAEGKYRAEPYFETIEVYGLQNQDTAILEVAKGTYDVLWYPFPAYRFTGLSQEQKNAIDLYKSTAAFGDFVFNPVHDPDNPYLITAGDKKYFNPFAVRKVRFALEYLISRAHIAQNIFQGSAGAMYTPWTSTETGYEYIKPVVDAFELSEQPDETFALQLIEEGMQEAAQELAKMGYELKKVDGKWYFEGEPVKIVGIGRSEDERKDVAQYLVSVLKDAGFDAEAQIVDRRTASGMVYTSDPSSYQWNFYTEGWVSSSNVKFSPSRIIQYYSSIWYAPGLVGWKWSPENTERATLEEVLKYLGDGDIAKGLSKLGLDYYNTVDKIQPLLDWTADDFALVIYAGENKGVKMDSEDKYWDFNRLGTAIGIYESFRVFTYENWEFYAVNKRVKIDVVDPVAGLASRWALRSAKPANVESTTPTETSKPTGTTKPTETTKPTETQETTEEGGGICGPAALVGLAVVPLLLRRRK is encoded by the coding sequence ATGAAGAAAACCTGGGGCATGATTGCTGCAGTTTTGTTGTTGTTTAGTTTGATAGCGACCCCAGTGGCCAGGCCAGTAGCTGCCGCAGAGGGCGACAAGGTCCTCAAGACCGTCATCTACTCTTCAACCGGTGCCCTCTTCATGGGTGTCTGGAACCCGAGCTCCAGCGGTTACAGTGACACTTACTCAAGGAGAATTGCTGACCTGGTTTTTGACAGTGGATTCCCCTACGGCGTTGAGGGTCTTCCCGTCCCCTACCACTGCCGTGTGGTCGAATACAAGAAGGATGTAACCGTCCCTGAGGACGCTGTGATATTCAACTCGACAACCGACACCTGGGTCGCCGCTCACGCCGGCGAGACTGCCAAGACCTATGCCAAGATTGAGTGTGACAGGCCCTACTTCCACGATGGCCACAAGGTCAGCGCCGCTGACGTCATGTATAGCCTTGCCTGGAGCTGGGAGTGGATCCACCAGGACGGTGATGACGACCCGTATTACGACGCCAGCGAGGCCGACTGGAGCGGTGACTCCATGGCAACAATCCTCGGTATCAAGTTCGTTGAGCAGACCGACGACAGGATGGTCTTTGAAGTCTACCACAACTACTACTTCCCGCCGAGCGAGATAATGACGGCTGCCTACGTTGTCCCGTTCACTGGCACTCCCTGGCAGCTCTGGTACGCAATGAGCGAGCTCGTTGCCCACAACGAGAAGTACTCCTGGAGTGAGTCCACCGAGGAGATTGAGCAGCTCGACCAGATCAACCCGAAGCACGCCCAGGCCATAAAGGAGGAGCTCCTCGAGCTCAAGAACTCCAAGCCGATTCCGGAGTTCCTCAAGCCCTACATCGAGAACGAGAACGAGGCCATTGCTGCTTACGACTCCATAGCCAAGTTCATTGACGAGCACCACCATGCCGTCATCGGCAATGGTCCGTACTACATTGATGAGTACCAGCCCGAGAACCTCTTCGTCAGGCTCAAGAAGTTCGACAAGTGGACGGTTCCGGCCTTCGCCGAGGGCAAGTACAGGGCCGAGCCATACTTCGAGACCATTGAGGTCTATGGTCTCCAGAACCAGGACACCGCAATCCTTGAGGTCGCCAAGGGCACTTACGACGTCCTCTGGTACCCGTTCCCGGCCTACAGGTTCACAGGCCTAAGTCAGGAGCAGAAGAACGCGATTGACCTTTACAAGAGCACTGCCGCCTTCGGTGACTTCGTCTTCAACCCGGTTCACGACCCGGACAACCCGTATCTGATTACCGCTGGTGACAAGAAGTACTTCAACCCGTTCGCCGTTAGGAAGGTCAGGTTTGCCCTTGAGTACCTGATAAGCAGGGCCCACATCGCTCAGAACATCTTCCAGGGTAGCGCCGGTGCCATGTACACTCCGTGGACATCAACCGAGACTGGTTACGAGTACATCAAGCCGGTCGTTGATGCGTTTGAGCTCTCAGAGCAGCCGGACGAGACGTTTGCCCTCCAGCTGATTGAGGAGGGCATGCAGGAGGCCGCCCAGGAGCTTGCCAAGATGGGCTACGAGCTCAAGAAGGTTGACGGCAAGTGGTACTTCGAGGGCGAGCCGGTTAAGATTGTCGGTATCGGCCGTTCCGAGGACGAGAGGAAGGACGTTGCCCAGTACCTCGTGAGCGTTCTCAAGGATGCTGGCTTCGATGCGGAGGCCCAGATTGTTGACAGGAGGACCGCGAGCGGTATGGTCTACACCAGTGACCCGAGCTCATACCAGTGGAACTTCTACACCGAGGGCTGGGTCTCCTCGAGCAACGTTAAGTTCTCGCCATCTAGGATTATCCAGTACTATTCTAGCATCTGGTATGCTCCAGGCCTTGTTGGCTGGAAGTGGAGCCCGGAGAACACCGAGAGGGCCACCCTTGAGGAAGTCCTCAAGTACCTCGGTGACGGGGACATCGCCAAGGGCCTCAGCAAGCTTGGTCTTGACTACTACAACACCGTGGACAAGATCCAGCCGCTCCTTGACTGGACTGCCGACGACTTTGCTCTGGTAATCTACGCGGGTGAGAACAAGGGCGTTAAGATGGACAGCGAGGACAAGTACTGGGACTTCAACAGGCTCGGTACCGCCATTGGTATCTACGAGAGCTTCAGGGTCTTCACCTACGAGAACTGGGAGTTCTACGCCGTGAACAAGAGGGTTAAGATCGACGTCGTTGACCCGGTTGCCGGTCTGGCTTCTAGGTGGGCACTCAGGAGCGCCAAGCCTGCTAACGTTGAGTCCACCACCCCGACTGAGACCAGCAAACCGACCGGGACTACCAAGCCAACCGAGACCACTAAGCCCACCGAGACCCAGGAGACCACCGAAGAGGGAGGAGGAATCTGCGGACCTGCGGCCCTTGTTGGGCTTGCAGTGGTCCCGCTGCTCCTCAGAAGAAGGAAGTGA
- a CDS encoding dihydroorotase, translated as MHELVLKGKFVLRGRIVEGSIAVDDGKISQIATRTLTGEKELDLSRYLILPGLIDTHVHLRDFEEERKETVESGTKAALHGGITAVFDMPNTKPPVMDSKTFKKRLELFQKKAYADYAVGFLMKDNCKEAITAGADFYKAFMGASTGGIYSENFEDDYACAPGVLSVHAEDAELIREMPERPPEVEEKAIHKALESAGRLKKPLNICHVSTKGGLEAILDKNLPWVSFEVTPHHLFLTRKGYERNPLLKVYPPLRTKDHVEALWRNFSKIPIIASDHAPHTLEDKEAGAAGIPGLETEVALLLDAVNRGVISVFDIVEKMHENPIKVFGIRGRDFAAGNDATFTVIDLKREWRVRPEEFYTKAKWSPWEGRKLRGKVVMTVLHGEVVMEDDEIIGKPKGVRLNVQGS; from the coding sequence ATGCACGAGCTCGTATTAAAAGGAAAGTTCGTTCTCAGGGGAAGAATCGTCGAGGGCAGTATAGCGGTTGATGACGGAAAAATATCGCAGATAGCAACCCGGACTCTAACCGGAGAAAAGGAGCTGGATTTGTCGCGGTATCTAATTCTCCCGGGCCTGATAGACACCCACGTTCACCTCAGGGACTTCGAAGAGGAAAGGAAGGAAACAGTCGAGAGCGGGACAAAGGCGGCCCTTCACGGGGGAATCACCGCGGTCTTTGACATGCCCAACACAAAGCCGCCGGTGATGGACTCAAAAACGTTCAAAAAACGCCTTGAGCTGTTCCAGAAAAAAGCTTATGCCGACTACGCAGTCGGGTTTCTAATGAAGGACAACTGCAAAGAGGCGATAACCGCGGGAGCCGACTTTTACAAGGCCTTCATGGGCGCATCAACCGGTGGGATATACTCGGAAAACTTTGAGGACGACTACGCCTGTGCACCGGGAGTTTTGAGCGTCCACGCTGAGGATGCCGAACTAATCAGAGAAATGCCGGAGAGGCCACCGGAAGTGGAAGAAAAGGCGATACATAAAGCCCTCGAAAGCGCCGGGAGGCTCAAGAAGCCCCTGAACATATGCCACGTCTCAACGAAAGGTGGGCTGGAGGCAATACTGGATAAAAACCTTCCGTGGGTCAGCTTTGAAGTTACTCCACACCACCTATTTCTCACAAGAAAAGGCTACGAGAGAAACCCTCTCCTAAAGGTCTACCCGCCACTGAGGACGAAAGACCACGTTGAAGCGCTCTGGAGAAACTTCTCAAAAATTCCGATAATAGCGAGTGACCACGCACCCCACACGCTGGAGGACAAGGAAGCAGGAGCGGCCGGGATTCCCGGGCTTGAGACCGAAGTGGCGCTGCTCCTCGACGCCGTGAACAGGGGAGTAATCAGCGTTTTTGACATCGTTGAGAAGATGCACGAGAACCCCATCAAGGTCTTCGGGATTAGGGGAAGGGACTTTGCAGCCGGAAACGATGCAACTTTCACGGTGATTGACCTGAAGAGGGAGTGGAGGGTTAGACCCGAGGAGTTCTACACGAAGGCCAAATGGAGCCCCTGGGAGGGCAGAAAGCTGAGAGGAAAGGTCGTGATGACGGTTCTCCATGGAGAAGTCGTTATGGAGGACGATGAAATTATTGGAAAGCCAAAGGGGGTTCGCCTAAATGTACAGGGTAGTTGA
- a CDS encoding EamA family transporter yields MKRGYILVFLAASMWGTLGIFAKYLDGFGLSPFTMVFYRVLFALILLGMYLKLRGIGLSIEKGRLKFYALYGFFSIFLFYTLYFYTVTISSVSFAVLLLYTAPVYSIVLGRLVFGEPMSREKLVALVMVMVGVVLVNGSGAEFSARALVFGLLTGLTYALYGVLAKLAVRKEEPEKALFYTLLFGFFFLIPFSDFSVPTGAVPYLFALALFPTFLGYVLYNHALKEVEVSRASIVATIEPVVAILLAYILFGEKLTLSQVLGGALIIGASVLVHIKEEKG; encoded by the coding sequence ATGAAGAGGGGCTACATTCTCGTTTTTCTCGCTGCGTCTATGTGGGGGACTCTCGGTATCTTCGCCAAGTACCTCGACGGCTTTGGCCTCAGCCCGTTCACTATGGTATTTTACCGCGTCCTTTTTGCCCTGATACTCCTGGGCATGTACCTTAAGCTCAGGGGTATCGGGCTCTCCATTGAGAAGGGAAGGCTGAAGTTCTATGCCCTTTACGGGTTCTTCAGCATATTTCTCTTCTACACGCTCTATTTCTACACTGTAACTATCTCCTCGGTCTCCTTTGCTGTCCTGCTCCTCTACACCGCGCCGGTGTACTCGATAGTCCTGGGACGGCTGGTCTTTGGGGAGCCGATGAGCAGGGAAAAGCTCGTTGCGCTGGTCATGGTGATGGTTGGAGTTGTCCTCGTCAACGGTTCTGGGGCTGAATTTTCCGCCAGGGCGCTTGTATTCGGCCTCCTTACCGGGCTGACCTACGCCCTCTATGGGGTTCTTGCAAAGCTCGCCGTGAGAAAAGAAGAGCCCGAGAAGGCCCTCTTCTACACCCTGCTTTTTGGGTTCTTCTTCCTCATCCCGTTCTCTGACTTTAGCGTTCCGACCGGTGCGGTCCCCTACCTCTTCGCACTGGCACTCTTCCCGACGTTCCTCGGCTACGTCCTCTACAACCACGCTCTGAAGGAAGTGGAGGTCAGCAGGGCAAGTATAGTCGCAACTATAGAGCCCGTTGTCGCAATACTCCTCGCATACATTCTCTTCGGGGAAAAGCTTACGCTGTCCCAGGTGCTTGGTGGGGCCCTCATAATCGGGGCCTCTGTGCTGGTTCACATCAAAGAGGAGAAGGGCTGA
- a CDS encoding ABC transporter permease produces the protein MRWVDFKQSLSEFWSDFKRQKSGLLGIGLLILFIFTAVAAPVLTSPDIPDKWQEFWLDNPKNVPPVWVNAFSGEKKAAHLIIEGEALQKLITETDSGYRIEVTYNNEYDVPPQDIVIKDLVGNADGGKPSITVMVERPDGREVTLIENYKFSGKIVLQLGTHPQVRANLINWIKSEGIQIDPLQEFQYRTLMDATKVIFGKFNENILEHPEPLKGTYKFTILVNVPEGTSVSFDDARIIFTGRTYGWLGTDFKGRDLLSGIIWGSRVSLVIGISVAVVSVLIGIFYGVTSAYLGGWKDEIMMRFQEFMASIPSLPILILMGAYFGGHIALWQIVVLLAIFGWVGIARVARSMALQIKEQTYVEAAKVLGAGTGRIIFKHMVPQLLPYAFAQMALSVPGAVLSEASLSYLGLGDPTAVTWGQILHDAQTAGAAVNGYWWWVIPPGLAIALVGLTFVLIGTALDRVLNPRLRRL, from the coding sequence ATGCGTTGGGTTGACTTTAAACAGTCCCTTTCAGAGTTTTGGAGTGACTTCAAAAGGCAGAAGTCCGGTTTACTGGGTATAGGGTTGTTAATCCTGTTCATCTTTACTGCAGTCGCTGCCCCGGTGTTGACGTCACCTGACATCCCTGATAAATGGCAGGAGTTCTGGCTTGACAACCCTAAGAACGTGCCCCCAGTCTGGGTAAACGCATTTTCCGGCGAAAAGAAGGCCGCCCATTTGATAATCGAGGGTGAGGCCCTCCAGAAGCTCATAACGGAGACCGACTCCGGCTACCGCATAGAAGTTACCTACAACAACGAGTACGATGTTCCGCCCCAGGACATAGTTATAAAAGATCTCGTCGGTAATGCCGACGGAGGCAAGCCCTCAATAACGGTCATGGTTGAAAGGCCCGACGGCAGAGAGGTTACTTTAATAGAGAACTACAAGTTCTCAGGAAAGATTGTCCTCCAGCTCGGTACCCACCCGCAGGTTAGGGCCAACCTCATCAACTGGATTAAGAGCGAGGGCATACAAATTGACCCGCTTCAGGAGTTCCAGTACAGAACCCTTATGGACGCCACCAAAGTAATCTTCGGAAAGTTCAACGAGAACATCCTCGAGCACCCCGAGCCCCTGAAGGGTACTTACAAGTTCACTATACTCGTGAACGTCCCTGAAGGCACTTCCGTTTCCTTTGATGATGCCAGGATTATATTCACGGGTAGAACCTACGGCTGGCTCGGAACAGACTTCAAGGGAAGGGACCTGCTTTCAGGTATCATCTGGGGTTCAAGAGTATCCCTCGTTATCGGTATCTCAGTTGCCGTTGTCAGTGTCCTTATCGGAATATTCTACGGTGTTACGAGCGCGTACCTCGGTGGATGGAAGGACGAGATTATGATGAGGTTCCAGGAGTTCATGGCATCAATACCCAGCCTTCCGATACTCATCCTCATGGGTGCGTACTTTGGAGGCCACATCGCGCTCTGGCAGATAGTCGTGCTACTCGCAATATTCGGATGGGTCGGTATAGCGAGGGTTGCCAGAAGTATGGCGCTCCAGATTAAGGAGCAGACTTACGTTGAAGCTGCCAAGGTTCTGGGTGCCGGTACAGGTAGGATAATCTTCAAGCACATGGTTCCACAGCTCCTTCCGTATGCCTTTGCCCAGATGGCACTCAGCGTTCCCGGTGCCGTGCTTTCAGAGGCTTCACTGAGCTACCTGGGTCTCGGTGACCCGACCGCGGTTACGTGGGGGCAGATACTCCACGATGCACAGACGGCCGGTGCGGCAGTGAACGGTTACTGGTGGTGGGTTATCCCGCCCGGACTTGCAATCGCCCTCGTCGGACTGACGTTCGTGCTCATAGGTACCGCCCTCGACAGAGTGCTCAACCCGAGATTGAGGAGGCTGTGA
- a CDS encoding ABC transporter ATP-binding protein yields the protein MAEPVLKVENLKKYFPIKRGFLASLRGEPQRFVHAVDGVSFEIGKQQVFALVGESGCGKSTTGKLIVKLLEPTEGKIYLEGQDVTEIRTKEELLAYRRKVQMIFQDPFSSMNPRFKIYDVLEEPLLIHGIGETRAEREELIYKALEMVKITPPEEYVGRNPHMLSGGQRQRVAIARALILNPTFIVADEPVSMLDVSIRAEVLELMKELKEKMGVTYLYITHDMSTARYFADWMAVMYLGRIVEMGPAKVVIDNPLHPYTRALLAAVPEPKPERRNIIKELPIKGEVPNAVDIPPGCRFHPRCIYAQKGLCDTKHPQLIEYEHNHWAECHLVGKY from the coding sequence ATGGCCGAGCCGGTACTTAAAGTTGAAAACCTTAAGAAGTACTTCCCAATCAAGAGGGGCTTCCTTGCCAGCCTTCGCGGTGAGCCTCAGCGCTTCGTCCACGCCGTTGATGGGGTAAGCTTTGAGATAGGCAAGCAACAGGTCTTTGCCCTCGTCGGTGAGAGCGGCTGTGGAAAGTCCACCACTGGAAAGCTCATAGTGAAGCTCCTTGAGCCCACGGAGGGTAAAATATACCTGGAGGGTCAGGATGTCACTGAGATTAGGACAAAGGAAGAACTCCTCGCATACAGAAGGAAAGTTCAGATGATATTCCAGGACCCGTTCTCTTCAATGAACCCCAGGTTCAAGATATACGACGTGCTTGAGGAGCCCCTGCTGATCCACGGAATCGGTGAAACGAGGGCTGAGAGGGAGGAACTCATTTACAAGGCCCTTGAGATGGTTAAAATTACCCCTCCCGAGGAGTACGTGGGCAGGAACCCCCACATGCTCTCGGGTGGACAGAGGCAGCGTGTGGCAATAGCAAGGGCCCTCATCCTTAACCCGACTTTCATCGTTGCCGACGAGCCGGTCTCGATGCTTGACGTTTCAATCCGTGCGGAAGTCCTCGAGCTGATGAAGGAGCTCAAGGAGAAGATGGGAGTTACTTACCTCTACATCACCCACGATATGTCCACTGCAAGGTACTTCGCCGACTGGATGGCAGTCATGTACCTTGGAAGGATTGTCGAGATGGGCCCAGCGAAAGTCGTCATTGACAACCCGCTCCACCCGTACACGAGGGCACTCCTGGCCGCGGTTCCAGAGCCGAAGCCCGAGCGCAGGAACATCATCAAGGAGCTCCCGATCAAGGGTGAAGTCCCCAACGCCGTGGACATACCGCCTGGATGCCGCTTCCACCCGAGGTGTATCTACGCCCAGAAGGGTCTCTGCGACACCAAACACCCGCAGCTCATCGAGTACGAGCACAACCACTGGGCGGAGTGCCATCTTGTCGGGAAATACTGA
- a CDS encoding ABC transporter ATP-binding protein — protein sequence MAKPVLEVRNLKMYYFTNRGVVRAVDDISFDIKKGEVLGLAGESGCGKSSLGFTLMGMPTPPGKIVDGSIKIDGREIVGLPESVLRKEIRWQKISMIFQGAMNALNPVYTVGYQMIEPLIYHKGMSKEEALDRAQKYLELVGLDPEIVYRYPHELSGGMKQRVIIATALLMEPSVVIADEPTTALDVVVQAQIINLMKRLKKELGLSMIFITHDLSILAEISDRVAIMYAGKIVEIGDSEKIYYEPAHPYTQKLLAAIPRLHEDVEKLEFIPGQPPNLLNPPKGCRFHPRCPYAMQVCKEQVPEMKEVDKDHYAACWLL from the coding sequence ATGGCAAAACCCGTCCTTGAAGTTCGCAACCTTAAGATGTACTACTTCACCAACAGGGGTGTAGTGAGGGCAGTTGACGACATAAGCTTTGACATAAAGAAGGGTGAAGTCCTTGGACTTGCCGGAGAGAGCGGATGCGGCAAGTCCTCCCTTGGTTTTACTTTAATGGGCATGCCCACGCCGCCTGGAAAGATTGTGGACGGCAGCATCAAAATCGACGGCAGGGAGATAGTCGGCCTCCCCGAGAGTGTGCTCAGGAAGGAGATACGCTGGCAGAAGATATCCATGATCTTTCAGGGTGCTATGAACGCTCTTAACCCCGTTTACACCGTCGGCTACCAGATGATAGAGCCCCTGATCTACCACAAGGGAATGAGCAAGGAAGAGGCGCTCGACAGGGCCCAGAAATACCTTGAGCTCGTTGGTCTCGACCCCGAGATCGTCTACCGCTACCCTCACGAGCTCTCAGGTGGTATGAAGCAGCGTGTTATCATTGCAACCGCGTTGCTCATGGAGCCGAGCGTCGTCATAGCCGACGAGCCGACCACGGCCCTTGACGTCGTTGTCCAGGCCCAGATTATCAACCTCATGAAGAGGCTGAAGAAGGAGCTCGGCCTCTCGATGATATTCATTACCCACGACCTCAGCATCCTCGCTGAGATTAGCGACCGCGTTGCCATCATGTACGCGGGCAAAATCGTGGAGATTGGAGACAGCGAGAAGATTTACTACGAGCCTGCCCACCCGTACACCCAGAAGCTCCTTGCCGCCATTCCAAGGCTCCACGAAGACGTCGAAAAGCTCGAATTCATTCCGGGACAGCCGCCCAACCTCCTCAACCCGCCGAAAGGATGCCGCTTCCACCCGAGGTGCCCGTATGCAATGCAGGTTTGTAAGGAGCAGGTTCCCGAGATGAAGGAAGTTGATAAAGACCACTACGCTGCATGCTGGTTGCTGTGA